The Romeriopsis navalis LEGE 11480 genome includes a window with the following:
- a CDS encoding Crp/Fnr family transcriptional regulator: MLQSQPYDRTLDSLSSEAHQQLDRLSRTSAAKTYKRGSHIPLHTDCIWIVRQGLIQLGSLYPNGEESLLGIISPTMPFGLPLTKVDPYNAVALTDVVLIKQTMSQIQQSSSLSQLIHQQSTYRLRQTEAILAMLGYRRIEDRLRQFLILLAGEIGETTPNGIRLSVRLTHQIIANATGTTRVTTTRLLGVLKQEGWLSLDARNHIVLTRSLMQ; encoded by the coding sequence ATGCTTCAGTCTCAGCCCTACGATCGGACACTAGATTCTCTTTCTAGCGAAGCGCACCAACAACTTGATCGGCTCAGCCGTACGTCCGCCGCCAAGACATACAAACGTGGAAGCCATATTCCGTTACACACTGACTGTATCTGGATTGTGCGCCAAGGTTTGATCCAGCTCGGGAGCCTTTATCCGAATGGTGAAGAGTCTTTACTGGGGATTATCAGTCCAACCATGCCCTTTGGTCTGCCACTGACTAAAGTGGACCCATATAACGCAGTGGCCCTGACTGATGTTGTCCTGATTAAGCAAACGATGAGTCAAATTCAGCAGTCATCGTCGCTCAGTCAGTTAATTCATCAACAATCGACTTACCGTTTACGCCAAACGGAGGCAATTCTGGCGATGCTCGGTTATCGCCGGATTGAAGATCGGCTCCGTCAATTCCTGATTTTGCTCGCGGGCGAGATCGGTGAAACAACGCCCAATGGTATTCGATTAAGTGTGCGGTTGACGCATCAAATTATTGCGAATGCCACAGGCACGACTCGGGTGACGACGACGCGTCTGCTCGGTGTGCTGAAGCAAGAAGGGTGGTTAAGTCTTGATGCCCGCAATCATATTGTTTTGACTCGATCACTGATGCAATAG